The Triticum urartu cultivar G1812 chromosome 5, Tu2.1, whole genome shotgun sequence genome contains the following window.
TCCAAATCAGCAAACTGATACAGCTGTGACATCCGCAGCTCGTTATCCTGTGGCGCAGGCGGCAATGCACCCCTCAGAGGCAGCCCAGCACCATGCTCCGGCGGTGCAAAGGTCGTGTAGCTTATGCGATGTGCATAGGTCAAGATGTCATCCAGCTTGAGCTTGGAGTGCAGGGATGCGCCGAAGTCGCCCTGCGACACCGGCTCGGGCTCGTCAACAGCGGCGGCGCCGCGCGGGCGCTTGGGATCGCGGCGGTAGTCCGCGTAGTCGTCGACGAGGCGGTCGAGCACGTGGTGGGCCTCGCGCAGCTTCTTCGCGAAGGCGAGCAGCGAAGCATCCTTGGCGCGCGCCTCGCGAGCGAGCTTGGCGCGCGCGTCCTGCAGGTCGAGGGTCTCCTGCAGCTCGGCGACGGTCTCGAAGAGCTGCGTCTGGAGGGAGGTGAGCATCGACATGGCCTCCTTGGTGGTGGAGACCGGGGCCGGCAGCGGCGTAGGCGCCGCGGAAGCCGACGACGACGGTAGGAAGTTGGGGAGCGAGCCCCGGTACGACGAGATCCAGGCGGCGCGGTTGGGCGAGAGCTCGAAGAGGTTGGAGGCGAGGGAGGAGATGAGGTGGAGCAGCGACTGCGCGCGCGGGAGCGGCGGCAGGAGCGGGAGCAGCGCCGGCGAGGTGGTTAGGGTTGGGACCGCGATTCCGGCCGCGGACGGGGCCGCGCTCGCGGACGGCGGGTTGGCCTGCGGCGGCGAGGAGGTGGGGTTCGCGGGAGACTGGTTGGGCGGGAGCGACGGCGACGAGGCGGTCACCCCCAGCCTCGCCGGCGACGGCATGTGCGACTGCATCATCGCTGCGGCGGGGGCGGCGGACTGGGGAATCCAACGCGAGGAGCAGAGGCTCGTCGATTAGCCGGGCTATTAGGCACGCGAGGTCCTCTTAGTGGGATCCTGGGCCTGACGTGAATATGGGCTTGATGACTTCTTTTGGGAGAGATCTGGGCTTGATGACAAGTCAGGCTTGTCAGCCCAACAAGCCCATATATCCGCAATAAAACCTCGCCTTGAAACCCTCGGCTTCCTCACCACCGATCATTCTGGCGGGAGAGCAGCAGTTCGCCGCCTCCACTTTCCCGCGCAGAGCAAATCAGCAATGGACGGCGGCGCCTCCTTCCAGGCCGtcgcggccgccgccgccatggagaTGGAGGAGTACCTCAACTGGAAGAAGAACGCGCCGGTGCTCTACGACCTCGTCATGTCCCACCCGCTCGAGTGGCCCTCGCTCACCGTCCAGTGGCTCCCCTCGGGGTCCCCGGCCTCCGCCCGCTCCCACCGCCTCGTCCTCGGCACCCACGCCTCCGACGACTCCCCCAACCACCTCATGCTCGTCGACGCCGTGCTCCCGCTCCCGCCGCGCCTGGTCGCGGCGGCCGCCGCCGAGGGCCGCGCCGTCCCGGCCCCGTCCGTGTCCATCGGCCGCTCGGCGCCGCATCAGGGCGAGGTCAACCGCGCCCGGTGCATGCCGCAGCGGCCGTACACCGTGGCCACCAAGACCTGCGTCGACGAGGTGCACGTGTACCACCTCGGGGAGGACGGCGACAAGGGCGGCGCGGATGTCGTGCTCAGGGGTCATGGCGCGGAGGGGTATGGGCTGGCGTGGAGCGCGATGAAGGAGGGGTTCCTCCTGAGCG
Protein-coding sequences here:
- the LOC125510180 gene encoding mediator of RNA polymerase II transcription subunit 4, with the protein product MMQSHMPSPARLGVTASSPSLPPNQSPANPTSSPPQANPPSASAAPSAAGIAVPTLTTSPALLPLLPPLPRAQSLLHLISSLASNLFELSPNRAAWISSYRGSLPNFLPSSSASAAPTPLPAPVSTTKEAMSMLTSLQTQLFETVAELQETLDLQDARAKLAREARAKDASLLAFAKKLREAHHVLDRLVDDYADYRRDPKRPRGAAAVDEPEPVSQGDFGASLHSKLKLDDILTYAHRISYTTFAPPEHGAGLPLRGALPPAPQDNELRMSQLYQFADLDVGVPKKPLETKEGVTAEMESMPLFELPEEEPPRPSMLPITVPPGWQKGLPALLPDIPMPPPGWKPGDPIELGGIIPAVKPEEQRPSVPIPVGVQPMVPRAQEPIQVAAVNLDIISSSSDEYSSDVGSSDEDDED